gtGTTGAAGAGATAGTTCTGTTTAACTTCTGcacatttttgtgttgttatagTCAAATTCTATTAAGTCAAAgttggataaaagcatcaaaaTACAGGAACAAGTACTGAGAGCAGTGTTTATACAGACTTTTTGTTAGTGTGCAAATGCATCATCAGGTGTTAATCAATGTATTGTTAAAATGTGGTGGATGTTCatgggttaggtttagggttagtTCATGAAATTTAactctgaaataataaaatgatcacaaaTCATAATACTTTTAAAGGAGCAGTGAAGAAAGAACATAATCCTTGAGCTTCATATATTACGATAACTTAAACAAACAGGCGTAACACACTATTGTTGCTTCATGTTTTTCAAAACTTCACCAGTGCCTCAACATCACGGATTTGCCGGCGTCTTCATGCTTATTGAAGGAGGAAGATACACGTTGAACTTCACTGCTGCCACCGCCGCCTGCCTTGTTCTGAACGTCACCATAGCGACCCGAGTCCAGATGGAGCGAGCGCTACTCCAAGGACTGCAGACGTGCAAGTAGGCTGAAAGCATGTGCTGAGGATACGAGTGATACCAGAGCCAGTGTAACTCTGTGACCAAACAGCTTCAAACGGTTCTTCTGaactgtggctgcagcaaaTACAAGTGAAAGCTATTTTCAAAGAGAAGTTAGTATTTGTCACTCAGTGGCTAAACATGCTGTTTTCCTCTCACGCTACCAAACAGCAGATTCCCAGAACAGGTCTGACTCAGTCTTaaatagaaaaggaaagaatGTCTAATGCTAAAACAGTCAACACATTCATTCCTAGACTTCTTTGTGAAATGAATTTGCCTTTAAAGGAAGAAGCGTCTGAAAAAGATCCTGAATTGAAGTCTGGATGTTTTTCCCATGGTCAGGTCTTAATACTGTCCCTGAGAAGAATCATCTGATAAACACTGGAACATGAGATTTGTCACTGTCTCACCAAAATAACGTCTGGGTGGTTGATGGGCAGCCAGCAGTCCTCTCCCCTGTAGAATTTGTCTACAGACAATATAAAATGTAGCTCATgtactgtggcaagaaaaagtatctGAACTAGCAATTTCCAGGTTACTGGTCTTGAAATGTGAACTGATCTTCAACAAAGTATCAGTAGATACAAGATctctaagctgataaaacacagagagTCAGGAAAACAACCATTAAACctacagagtgatggtggaaagaagtaagtgaaacagtgttttactAACTCTTTAAACCACCTTTGGCACCAAGCGAAGCTCTTcatgtggatcagacctgcacaacatccaggaggaacTCTGTGGCATCCCTTCATTCAGAGCAGGTCCAGAGGCAGCcaagcaggcccaaatcatgatgctccctccaccgtTCTTCACTGttggaatgatgttttcatgttggttcacgattctcttgctttttctttctactgtatttttcttcattACTGGAGAATTTATGTAGACGACACTTGGTTCGTTAAATGACGAATGATCTGTCGTTATGGTTTGTCAGAGGCTGGTATTGTCATTGTTCCCCGTCTTCTACCGTGTGTTCTACTATTTCACCTTACAGAGATATTTCACCTTATCATAACCTGTACTAGTAGTTAAGAGCTAATGTCTGAGAGAGACACCCCTCTTTCTTACTCCCAACACCTCCTGACACTTCGATGTTTTTGTTTGGATGTGGTGTTTGTACTTTTAACAGATTTGGCTGGATACAGGAAAAGGTTGCAGTCGTCCCACGACTTAAATCAGACCTGAACTGTGGAAAGGGCAAGACTGGGCTGGTGGAATGGAACGtaaatgaagacagaaagtTTGCCGTCTTCTGCTTCAATGCGTCAGGTACTATTTATTTACTGCACTGTATATTATACTACAGTGATTTTCAATCTGCacattaaacataatttaatcataaaattgtatattttattgttctcaacgttctctgtgtgtttttgctgttctgTTGAGAATCCACAGACGTTACCAAAGTTTATTAAacttatctttttttcttcatcacctACAGATTTAGAGGAAactctgaaaacaacaacaacccatCTACAAACCTCAACACGGACCCAAACTCCGCCACATACAACAAACCTGATCAAATCAACATCCACGTCTCCAacttcaacagcagcagaagctcCTGAGCAGCCGTCTTTCCCTTCAGCCTTTACTCTCCTGGTTAAGACGACACATTCAGCGAGGCCTCCCCCCACGTCCACCTCTCTTAAAACATTCTCCACCCTTATTCTTACATCTCCTCACCTCAGTACCTCGTCAGCCAGTGTTGCCAGTTTTACCACTCATGCTTCTGGTTATGACTCCCATTTCTCTGTCACCACTGAATCGGTGCTTTCTCCCTCTATGAACTCTGCAAAGCCTTCGTTAGGAGGTACGTGCACATCTTCTGCTCTCATTAGTTACCAGAAGTATCAAATGTGCTCCGATGTGAAGTGATGCATGTAACTGTGTACCATCTTCTCAGCTTTATACATAGGGATCATCGTCCTTGGCGTCATTTTCCCACtcctgacagcagcaggtgctGTGTGCTACTGCAAACGGTGCGTCCTGTTTCCAGACACCCctaaaatatacagaaacatTTCCCTCCACTTTTAACATGCTTTGCTTTTCAGAGCCtcgtgtttttaatgttttttccctGTGCTTCTGGAAAAGGAATATTTTCTCGGAGCAGAACGAGgacatggagacagagatgTGGGAACACACTGACAGTGAGATGGACCTGCACAGTCGACTCGGGGAAGAAGAAGTCGACTCAGACAGGAAGTACTCCAGTGACATCATGCTCTGTGTGAATCCAGACCTGAGAACAAACTAGCTTTATGATATTTGAGCAGAGGATGTTCGGTGGTGTACTGATGTTACCAGATAAATGGCAGTAAAGGTGTTAAATTAATGCAGAGTTCACTTTTTACTCACTTTACattcaaacactgcacatcTTTTGGACTTTTTCTCTAAACCTAGTGCTAAATTATTAGGTTCACTTTTACATCTAATGCAATTCATTTGAATATCTGAGCATGAGCTGCTTTTAACTGAATTCACAACAACAGTATCAACTTCATGTAAAGATAAAGGTTATTGTAGAGCTGTTGTATTGGACAGACTGCAGAAGTGTGTATGGAGAGTGAGCAGCAgctattttaatgtttaataacattaaaatagttATACTTATATATTACCATTACCTATTAAATACAAGAATTATGTTTTCCATAATACTTGcctaaaaagtatttttttagtACTACTTACATGCATATTCATCTAATTTGTTCTAGCTAGTAGCAATAAACATGCTGGAGGATACacatttggttttaaaaagagaaatgtgtcattgtgaactcatttcataaaatgtgttatttatgttatttatctatctatctaaccACTGTATTTCCTGATAGACAGTAACTAAAGCTAAAAgaagtacaatattttcctcaGAATGTGGAggagttaaattaaaataaaccacaacTGGAAATACTCCTTACTCAGGTTGAAGTACAAATACCTTCAACCTGTACTGTAATACTTCAGATACTTGTAATTGTACCGATCCCCGCACGCAGCGCGGTGGCGCTAATGAGCAAACTCACAGTTTATCAACCGACAATAACAGGAGCGAAGAAGAATCACATCCGGTTCATTTCTGCTCACAAACGTGTAAAGTTAAACgtaaagtgagagaaaacacacaaaatgcgACGCCTGAGTTCTGTTCAGCAGAAGATaccgtgtgtgtttctgacgGAGGTGAAAGAAGAACAGTCCAGAAAACGACACTGTCAGGTGAGGCACGCTGCAACACAGCTGCTAGCATGCTACAACAAGCAGGACGGGCTTTAACGCGGCCAGGCTCCAGTGTCAACatcttcatgttggtgtcaggagggttcacatactttatgtgtgtgtcaacaccttcatgttggtgtcaggagggttcacatactttatgtgtgtgtcaacaccttcatgttggtgtcaggagggttcacatactttatgtgTGTCACaccttcatgttggtgtcaggagggttcacatactttatgtgTGTCACaccttcatgttggtgtcaggagggttcacatactttatgtgtgtcaacaccttcatgttggtgtcaggagggttcacatactttatgtgtgtgtcaacaccttcatgttggtgtcaggagggttcacatactttatgtgtgtgtcaacaccttcatgttggtgtcaggagggttcacatactttatgtgtgtgttcttatcCTTTAAAAGCTGCCTCTGCCTCATTAGTGTCATCAGCTGATTCACATCGGACCTCTCCGAGTCGAGGTGAAGTTGGTATCCAATTCGATAGTTAAGGGGAAAGTTAAGGGACACCTGATCTAAAACGTTAATTCtctttaaaacagctgcagatgaTCAATGAGAattaaaatagttattaaaacgTAGAATAGAAAGATGTGTGGAACCTTTATTGTATTTGGAGAAAATGAGTGGTTTGAATAGCAAAAAGTCCTTTAAAGAGTTTTCACAAATCCGAAACTATGATTTAATGCATTATTAGATGTCTCCTTGAAATTTGTGAGCAggtttcagatgtgtttttaaaatgttcaacacatgtttacaacaaataaaggttttaaaaagcCCGTTGTATAACGGAGTCAGGATTCCCTTAACTGCCACAGCAAAACCCGAGTCTGATACCAACTTCAGCCCCGTCTCTCCTGCTAATTCTGCTGCAGGTGCAAACTAAAGTTGACAGGTTAATAATCAGAGGCATGGACGGATTATCAGACAGTTTGCCTCCAGACTGACCATTGAGgtcttttatttaatgttgtcTAATCGTGTGATCCCAGACTGACTTCCTGAGGCTGAGATCAGGGTTCTGTGGGGCCCCGTCTGCTGCAggactcctctcctctctgcagactCTGTGACTGCATGTTTGGGTTGATGGTTCTCATACTGCAGAATAAGTTTAGGAGCAATCTGTTGCCTTTCTGATTGTGTCAGTGTGTCGTCAATCTAAATGCCCTAAATGGTAAAATGACTGTAGGACTAACAGTGGCAGAAATGATTTTCAGGCGTCTTTCTCAAACTTAACATTTGTCTGTCCGTCTTTAGCAATTTCAGGTTGTCGCCACTGAGAATGTGAACCCAGTTGCTCTGGAGGCTGATATCGACGGTGCACTGGCCACAGAAAAACTGGACGGCACCTGCTGTTACATCACTGTCTATAAAGGTGAGAGCAGCCACAGCTGAACCGTCGCAGCTCCTTCTTGTAATATAATGtatgttttagtgtgtttgagAAAACTAATCTGTAATATGACCACATGTTAATCTCTTGTCTACAGGGCAGCCGTACCTGTGGGCTCGGCTCGACAGGAAACCCAACAAACAGGCAGAGAAGAGGTTCAAAAAGTACCAGCACACTCACAGGAGCAGTAAAGGTACGTTACGCGTTGTGTAATGATGAATGTGTAACGCGTCctaaatgttttctgattatAAAGACGCCAAATGTCCACAGAAGTTCagtttaattgtgtttgtgctgcttttcagGTTTCATATGGAGCGTAGAGGAAGATTTTAAGACGGTACCAGAGACGTGGATCCCAGCTCACAGAGTCAAACATCACAACGGTCATCCGGTACCAGACGAACACGGACACATTCCAGGTTCGTGGGAGTTTACCGATCGTGCCTAATTACCCATTAAGTAAAATAGCAGGTGGTGCTAGTTAACAAGGCTTTATTCTGAAAGAGGAGTTTGTCAAGAACGTTCTGGAGGTGAAGAGTCTGAGTCAGGGTGAGGACCCTGAAGCTGGAAGgtgtgatgttcagtgttgttaGTGGTTATGCCCCACAGGTAGGATGGGAGAAATTCTGGAGTGAGTTAGACGATGTGATGCAGATCATACCCAGAGGTGAGAGAGTGGTGATTGGTCCAGATTTTCATAGACATGTTAGTGAagggaacagaggtgatgagattGTGGTGGAGAGGTTTGGTTTTTAAGAAAGGAACGaagaaggacagatggtggtagACTTCACAAAAAGGATGAAAATGGCTGTAGTGAATACGTTCTACCAGAAGAGGCTATGGTGACATATTAGAGCGGAGGGAGAAGCACTCAGGTGGACTAGATCTTGTGGTGACATAATATAAAAAGAGGTCAGGGATGGCAAAGTATTGGTAGtggagagtgtagccagacaacaCAGAGTGGTGGGGAAGATAAAGAGGATGAAGTTAAAGGATGCCTGAGGAATTGAGAAGTGTAGAGAAGTACGTGAGAGTagtgcaggacatgtatgagagctgtAACACAGTGGTGAGGTGAGccagaggagttcaaggtggaggtgggcCTGTGTCAAGGATCTGGTCCGAGCCCCTTCCTTGGTCTGGGGATGGACAGGCAGAGGAGGTTAAATCTCTATGGACTGTGATGT
This DNA window, taken from Anabas testudineus chromosome 6, fAnaTes1.2, whole genome shotgun sequence, encodes the following:
- the lyve1b gene encoding lymphatic vessel endothelial hyaluronic acid receptor 1b; its protein translation is MANMSSLTQVLFVAAFYVTSECSLEKVPQHHGFAGVFMLIEGGRYTLNFTAATAACLVLNVTIATRVQMERALLQGLQTCKFGWIQEKVAVVPRLKSDLNCGKGKTGLVEWNVNEDRKFAVFCFNASDLEETLKTTTTHLQTSTRTQTPPHTTNLIKSTSTSPTSTAAEAPEQPSFPSAFTLLVKTTHSARPPPTSTSLKTFSTLILTSPHLSTSSASVASFTTHASGYDSHFSVTTESVLSPSMNSAKPSLGALYIGIIVLGVIFPLLTAAGAVCYCKRNIFSEQNEDMETEMWEHTDSEMDLHSRLGEEEVDSDRKYSSDIMLCVNPDLRTN